The region AATAACCACtattatacaattttcGATATActagtttatattttgttttgacAACTTACAATCAGATCCGAGCAATGTATTGATGCAGCCAAAAGGGTATATAAGACGATCCAAACTAAACTAAATATCCttttatccatttttttattaataaaaattgtttttcgAATCAGATggtttaaataatatacatgatttattcattttagcttcctttttatatattattgttgtAAAACAATGAtgcttttatttaatattccaaatttttaattttaatttatttaaacaagTTGTCCCATATTTATGaaagtatattataataaattatatgttaCTTCTATTTTAAAGCATccacaaaattattatcatgGAATTATAAgttaacaatattttttttttttttttttttaatttaatataaataatataatttattttaatgtataaaatatatatataacaatttattctaaatacataaaattctatatatttattctgaatatttttgtttaattaaaccattatatttaatgtaacaaaattaatttttatatttaaaatataaataaaataatccaCTAATTTATATCCATATACAATAATTCTATCGTCGAAGATGTCGATATACAATTtcgaaaattttatatttatggttttttcaaataacaACTCATTTTCGTAAATAgtacattattttaattacaaACAAATAAGTTTATGCAACAAATTCGCcctaaaatatttttttacatattttatataaataaatctttagtttaatttaaaggttcatttaataacatgttttatactttataaacatatgttttttatttttggatGTCTACAtccaaattaatataatttaattgtggtaataaaatattggatttatatatattgtaaatcaatttatgcaaaaatatgaaaaacaattaccaaaaattattatttgcatataaataCGTGCTCATTGTTATATTTctcaaatatttaatatcatttaataatattttatatttttttataaaaataggtGAATGACACTTAATATGGCTCTCATATATCAAAACCCGGATTATTTATACTAATAAATCCAATATggcttatttattattgcttgaattttatattgtcttttaaataagaaaataaaacctattaaatttatcatataaataatgtttttccttttataattaaaaaaataaattaataaatggaCGGGTCGGCCTGCATATAATTCtctatattaattaattccATTTTTCTCACAGTTTctcataataaatattaaattatttaaatcggCGTTATCTTATAAAATCAAATCGACATTTGGGGATCATCTGTCTATATCGATTTCGATATTTGATCGATTATCCCATAAGCTATTAACCTCAAattaacaataaaatacaaaaagtACATAATATACTTCAACACATTCCCATTAAGTTATATTAATACGAAATGCAATTACTATAATTTGTcctatacatatttttaataactcatttcctatatatatttaaaacaatacCTTAAGCTAATATGTTATAAAGTTATTaaaaactataaaaaattaaatgcgATGGGGTACTTAATCCTAACCCATATGTGGGTTTCACAAACACAGCCTTAACCCTGATCcacaacataaaaatatacaaaaaatatataataaatatacatatataactttatattttattgattatattatttaaatgcttttataaacacaaaaaataagctCCAAAATTATGGCCAAAAATTACTTATTTCGAAATAGACAGCTTCTTATCGTATATTAACCATTATTACTGTTCCTGGAATAATCACTATTTTTCgaatcatatattaatgttCATTTTcctctttattttttttattctgtTTCTTATATCATGTCTTTGAAGTCGTTTATCAAatccaaataatgaatactaatataaaaatgacaaacgtatatacattttttgatcATCACATATAAGGAATcacgaaaaaatattttaaatattatatttataaattcctTATTACTTACCTTATAAGCAATACCCAAAGATATTGGTATTGCAGCAAATATCAATAAAACTGTAATTAATTTGGTTGGTGTCGTTTTTATCTTTGGAAGAGTTGGAAGATCGTTACAAGAACTGCAATTTTTAGCACgactatttttaaaatcatcataatcattaaataaattatacaatatttCTCTATATGAACTATTTCCagtaatattataatcCTGATTAAGACCTTCAAAATGTTTAGCAAAATCTTGAGCATCTTGCAAACAATTTGtgtaacttttttttttcccatCACATTCAGTATACAATTTACATATTGATTTTAATGGAACATAAAGTTTCGTCATTTCTTTAATATCTATACTCATCAAATAtggatttttatttataatatccaAATAACTATTATAAGACCCATcaccatttattttatcaataaaATTCTCATTatcctttatatattttttttgaaaatcaTTTAGATTACTGAtttcatattcttttttttgatttagtttataaaataacgataaaataacatattCACCAAATTTCTTCATATTTAAATCTTTGTcgttcataaaataattgagcatttttataaaataggaGCTAACTATTGCTTCATAAGGAAAACATTCCCCACCCCCATTATCGCCAGTACAATATTGATTCtgtatattatcaaattcaATTATTGCCTTTAAATTATTCACATCCACAGAAAAACCTTTATCGATTGCATTAACTAATTTACactacaaatatattttaaaaattaataaaatatgtattaatgTAAATGATactaaaatgaatattaatgaatttATAGGCGATCTGACATATGAATCACATGTGAAgagcatattttatttaaaaaaattatataccaGGTTATCCATtgtaattaaattatgttaTAATTTGGAGATTATGTGGGATgacaatatttatatatgttgtatgaaatatatgttgTATTTACTTAAGCtctttacatatatattatctttcgttaaacatattattcttaattttaacttcatataaaataataatacagtaatattactaaaatcatattatacttatttatgGCAATTAGCTAAATCACCTTAAATAGAGGGTTGCTTAATACACTTTTaccatatgtatatatgataaattctatacaaaaatgctattattatgataattcttaaaagtatataaatggttatttaataagatatattacatttttatatacttgtttcttataatatataatagtttGTTCTAAAATTATAGTATTTCAAATTAAGTCATATGATCCATTTCCTATGCAAATcacataaaattaaattatttttatttaatatagatAAATTCATAATCCATTTTAATGTGTTCAGtaactttattattattcctaCGTACATCAATTTAGAAATATACCTTATTGggttattttataatatattttgagcATCTTTTCTAcgatttaaaacaaaatttagcACTGATACCATATTTATTGAGTTATTTATAAGCTAAAATAAATCTTTTAATgcatattgtttttaaaataatacttaGTAAAtgctaaatatataacacataaataagtattgatgcaatttttaaaccataatataaaactatTGTAATTAGGTTGTTATGTTGCACTTTAAGAGGAGAAAAGTGAAATGCATTTgctcttttaatatatatatttatataaatattcgaTAAATATTCTCAGGgttaatttttatcttatatattctattgttatatttatcaatgtatatacattcaaggaattcattaaaaattctatattttgttattctatgataaaataatgctattttatattaaaaaatgatgatttattaagaactgataatataatacatgCTAATATggaattataaaaagaCATTTAACATGAGTTGAGTCTTTAACCCATTCTCCATCGATCCAGTTTTTTAGAATATAAAACCATATACCCCCAACTGTATCcttaacaaaatatgtatcGTTGATAGCTTTATAATGCACTATTATATGTcattgatatattattcattcaataaaacaaatatttatatatttctgttagaaaatactattatattttttatatttttttactaatatttataaaaaataattgtatgTAGCATATAATAGATATGTATTGGGAtcttttttacatttttttttaaattaattattaattttttaaataatatataattttataaaaaatatattttttaatcatTCATTATGTTGTAATGTTTTATTCTTAAagttatatgaataaatttaGAATAGAAAGAACCATTCCAACAACatcatcattatatatacaataatagtttatcatttagtattataattatataaatatttttttaattatacatatgaaCTTATTTgtctataataataaatgaatttatatatttatagttttaatacttatattgagttttaaattaaaattcaTGGAGTTTTAACCCCAAAATAaagcattttatatttatcgtataaataatcgttttttcttttataaacaaaaaaaataaaaaaaataaatgatacaGGATTATCCTGTATgtgtttgtatatatttaataatccCATTTTTCATCGACgcaatttataattattccgATTGGTTCTTTTCGATGAATACATTTGTAACGCCATTTTAGGCTTTCTTTTGATCActcaaatttataatctTTTTCATGGCTTTTCTTTTCGCCTTTTTTCGCCATACGGGTGTTAAATactaacataaaaataaaaatatataattatttgtctttttatgcactcaaaaaatatgttgtaatgtatatttttttaatttatatttttgaattgtAATATTTACCTTATATGAAAATCCTAAAATAATGGGTATTAAAATAAGTGGAACTGCAATGTAGGATAGTTTATTTGCGTTATTTACACTTGTTGGGGTTACTGATGGAACTGGTAAACTAACTTTGGTGGGTGTATCTATTTTTGAAACTTCAAATTTCAGTTTCGCAAACTCCCATTTTTGTTTACCATTACATAAATTCTCACAACTTTCTACCCCTTTTGGTAGCGTCAATTCGGGAAGTtgatcattattttttctaagtttatcataatcattttttaaatttgacAATACACTACAATATGGATTACAAATCTCTTTCCAGGGCGCACTCAAAATACATATACGATAAAATTCATCACATTTTTTAGCAGAATTTATGCATTCTTCGTTGTTTGAAGAGTTActacatttattaattgttTCACATATTCCTTTAAGTAAATCATAAAGTCTTttaaagtataaaaaatgaaatccCATTATATCTTCGTTTTTATCTGTATACTGACGGTATTCACTAAACCATTCATTTTGTGTAAGTATGTCATAAATAGTATTTCTTATAAGCTTTATATTCGTATTTTCCCTAATTTTATAACTAAGCCATAAAATAGCGTATTGGCCAAGTTTAATATCCTCTGGCTTTTCATCATCAATGCTCTTAAGATTTTCTACCAATGCCGTAAAAGCGGAGCCAagaattttttcatcagtGTCACAGTTTTTATTAGGACAATAAGCTTTGAGTATATCATTAAACTTATAGTTTTGAGATCCTGAATCAAaggtaatatatttctcaATCTGATCAATTTGTTCACACTACGAATATATTTACGaattaaagaaaagaatgtatcaatataaattatactaaaatgaaaattaatataacttATAGGCAATTCAGCATATTAATCACATGTGAAAaggatattttatttaaaaaatttatataccaCTCCCTTAGACATTATAATagaatttaattataaatattacgcctaaataaatatgtgttacttgcacatatatataatatatatatgattaaGCATATATTTACTGTTTATAACAATTGAAttaatgtaaaataataataaatgtggttaaaaagaatattaaatttcATTTATGTCTATTTAGCCAAATTCccttaatatataatatgttcaAATATTCTAATCATATaatagaataaataaacaaatatgtaatatttttgtcaaTATTCAGAATATTCCtattacataaatttataaccTTGTAATAGTTTAAATAAAGTATATCTCCTAATTATTATACGTTTTCacatagaaaataaaaatgtattttttcgtttttataataaattaatttaaaaaaattgtattagtataaatatttaaagaaccaaaaataatttgctACCCGAATTGTTCAAAACGCGTTTGTGTCTCATCATTAGACACCCTTAATGCACTTATATAAGTTACAATTCCTCGTGGCATATTGATCTTTAATATGTTTTccaataaatgaaaagacatttttttgtttaaattataatatttaataaataaatgaataaataattcaatattattttttctaattaaatgatatatttggtgcatttatatttaatcaatatatatattataagctcatttttaaatatacaataacCTTACTTATTTCCTAGCATTTccttattataaatataattaatcaATAGTTTTGagtgcatatattatttaattttaaaattaaaaaacataatatgaaaattagGTTAATCGCGCTATTccaattaaaataaatcatgCAAATTGATTAGTTCTGGGGTAATTgctagtatatataatgcatattattattttcattcttATGAtccattaatatataaatgatcaagaaatgtatttaaacataaagaaataaatatagttgttttgtataatttaattaaatatattaattttgaattttataattgtgTTCATACTTTGTTTAGagtaattaattaattcgAGAAGCAATATAATATGAGTTATCATTTTAAGTATACATTTATACTTATAAcctaaaatatattatgtattgaatattttttaatatcatatAGTTAGtttaaatgtaaatatattatttttaacgaATATTATggaattattaatattgtaTTGATTGGTAACTTTAATATCATGGCATCATAATAAAGTATGCCTAgctaaaaattgtaattattaatttgatcTTACATgcaaacaattttaatctTATCATACCTtaggaatatatataatgaattttatACCCATACAGTGTATCAAATAAGTATAGTATATTTGTTCGTATTCAGCAGCATACTAatccattattattactattattatttttgctGATATACCATTGTATGCTCCAATGAGATAATTAATGCAATCAAGAAGAATACTTCAAACCAATGTATAAAGCTTCTGTATTCCATTGTTTtaaagaataatattttaaaatatatattatattctgaaaataatatatttaaaatataaatttataagtttatatatataatacccTAACACAAATACTATTAGTTCAAATTaatgttaatattaaattatatgaagtTTCCACAATAAAACGACAtttcaacattttttattagtaaagtattttattgattatatgtataagcatataataataactcGAGTTCCAtctatcatattatttataataattaaaacaaaatatgatatgaaattttattaatatacttatattttatctttaactattttaaaatataatttatttatggctcaaaattataaaacttaaaatattgtatatatagttcaatttttattgtgtTATTAAAAGTGTTAGATGCATAAAACGTCTTTTATAGATAATGTTGTATTGTCGAATCTCGATTGATATTTTATGCatctatatttatgattATCTATTGTATATTAGTATTAcgtttaaataatattaagcATATACCAATTAACCTGAAAGTAATTATAATGTAGACAAGTGCTccaaatgaatatatatgttatagTCTCATATATAAGATTACTTATAGCTTGGTTGAAAAgctataatttaaataaaaataattgcaacacaaattataagctttactaaataaaatgcttcatcaaataaagaaatgtattgcatataatgatatgcataattcaatataaatatgggTTAACAAgtcttatataataaataataagggACCTTATATATAGTTAGCCAAAAATTAGCAACAACATGTGAAGTTATAATATtggcatatataatatatatgaacgAATTAGATGAAAGTACTATAACTTATGGGAAATATGTTATGCGACCCCTTTCATATTGATGGGTATACCCTTTTTTTGGTTGCATATTTAGGGATAATCTCAAGGTTAAATATACGGGAtggaaaatatgttatGCGACCCCTTTCATATTGATGGATATGCCCTTTTTTTGGTTGCATAATTAGGCATCATCTCAAGGTTAAATATACGGGatggaaaatatatctaaTCAACATTTATagacaaataaatatgatcaaattacaaacaaattaataagaATATAGCCATAACCCAAACCTCGATTCCATAGAACAAAACTATAACCCATAATACAGAACCCTGACCCATGATACATGAATAACTCGGCATCaagaatattaaaataaaaaaataaattatttttatgtatgcatatatatatttcttgaCTTTACAACTTTatgtttcattattttatttttatattttatttttatatattatttttatatattatttttatattttatttatttatatttttttaaattttatatatactctgttttattattaaaagggaatttataatttgtgttaacttataaaaaaacatgcgCGTCAATATATTgccaataaataatttttataaaattaagaatTATGCtagaaattttttatttagtaaaatgtgtattaaaagtgataaaaaaaaacacgcAAAATGTTTATTCTCATAGTGTAATTTGAtcatactattattataatgaggtaaaaaatattgttattatagcaatattagtaatatataaaattaactgCATTTctcaaattaattattttaatatttaaaaaacaatagaCATACtttatgttaaaaaatgtgcatTATCAaagaaattttataaacacatggaaaaaaataaaaaaaatattttaatataattattaatgtagtatatatgtaattcCATACGTAATGGAATgtgttataaattttagaCTGAGCTTaatcatttataaaaatataaaacttgtgtattcataatttcatatattaaaaatatcatttatataatataattaaaattatttatttttaaacattataaattaatccAACTATGAATCATACTATTCTtgatattcattatttatgaagTGTTCTATTATTAGCGTTATTTTGTgattgaattatttatataaaatatatattaagatTATAAATTAGATAAAACTACACGAATTTagcatttaaattaaaatatgtatttttttaaaataaatataagttttttatactttattggagaaaattatttgcttcaattttaattagGCTTGTGCAACTTTTCGAgttgttaatttttaattaaaaaaatagtaatttatattttaacgttttttttgtaaaattcaaaaatgaataagctttatattcaaatagtttttttcgttttaaACATCTCCCTTTATGTGAATAATGTAACCCTTGCAACTGAGATTACTCCAGAAGAAGATACAACCCCCAAATCAAAAAATCGGTATTCTACGTAAGAAAAtacaacaatatatataatatactatatattatatatttcttatgAAACTATTGAATATATGCCTGTGAAACAATgctataatataaatacaatacctttatttttgtacacataaaaaatatgcccatttttatcaatgaCAGTTCagaagaaatatatgaaaaaaacaagcaCCTATTATGTACCAATCCCGAAGAAACTCCAAATGTGGCCGAAGTTATGAACGAAgctgtaaaatatttagaaCATTATGCTACAAAGGATGGTTATGAATTATGTCAAGATCAATATTCTTCTAGTAgggttttttttaaaacaaaacataataatacaaaagttaaaaaatattattctgAGGTTTATGATCCCGATAAGGTATCAATTAACGAACAATGTTAAAGTTATAAaccaaattaaaattaaaaaatgattataatttatatgcatatatttctcTTTGTTTCCATTagtataatgaaataataaacatgtTATGGGATCCCGATAGcaaacattttttagatAAACCTTCTTctaaaagtatataaaatataaataattagtCAAACTAGCATATTGATGCTACTATTTATCCGacatttcattatttattattgccATTGTTATATGATACTGTTTATTGTTTCCTGTATCTTCAAATTCATactattttaatttcatccatgtaattttataatattgttttttaggAAAAATTGAACGTGTGTACAGTCCAAATTTAGTATTGATACAGCAACGTTACAAAGACTCGATTTTTGGCCGttggaaatatttttatgctttAGCTACAAAGGCTCAAGTAAGGGACCCTTTTCTCTTTAGTTTCGTTacaaatcatatttttcgtATTATTCacaataatttattcaatacaattttattaattttgtagaCATCAGAAGACACAACTATAATTGTCATGGCTTCaggaaatataaatgaccACAATCCTTCTagtaaagaatataaaaacccTATCGTAGAAAGCGCaaatttattcaaaattGACATTGATTCTGAAGATGATAttagaaaaggaaaattaaaaaaagtgttTGTTAACCTAGCCGGATACTACATTCAAAGAAGTAAATATCGTGTTGATATCACCAATATCGAATCTGTAAGAGAcctacatattttaatagcacaataattaatttcaacaattgttaaaaaatatggttttaaataaatgcatatatttataatatatactacaatttgcaaaaaattttaatattttatacattcatccatttatttttttttcttagaTTAATTAACATGCTTCCATTTAGCAAGAATGCATTGTTGGAAAATCTTTAGATTATTCTTTCATTCAcatataagcatatatttcatatatattttcagcATTGTATATTAGAAGATTTATGTTAATAAGtcgatttattttcatgCATAATGGTTGctttaaattatcatcataaatcatt is a window of Plasmodium chabaudi chabaudi strain AS genome assembly, chromosome: 5 DNA encoding:
- a CDS encoding CIR protein; protein product: MDNLCKLVNAIDKGFSVDVNNLKAIIEFDNIQNQYCTGDNGGGECFPYEAIVSSYFIKMLNYFMNDKDLNMKKFGEYVILSLFYKLNQKKEYEISNLNDFQKKYIKDNENFIDKINGDGSYNSYLDIINKNPYLMSIDIKEMTKLYVPLKSICKLYTECDGKKKSYTNCLQDAQDFAKHFEGLNQDYNITGNSSYREILYNLFNDYDDFKNSRAKNCSSCNDLPTLPKIKTTPTKLITVLLIFAAIPISLGIAYKYSLFGFDKRLQRHDIRNRIKKIKRKMNINI
- a CDS encoding CIR protein, which gives rise to MSKGVCEQIDQIEKYITFDSGSQNYKFNDILKAYCPNKNCDTDEKILGSAFTALVENLKSIDDEKPEDIKLGQYAILWLSYKIRENTNIKLIRNTIYDILTQNEWFSEYRQYTDKNEDIMGFHFLYFKRLYDLLKGICETINKCSNSSNNEECINSAKKCDEFYRICILSAPWKEICNPYCSVLSNLKNDYDKLRKNNDQLPELTLPKGVESCENLCNGKQKWEFAKLKFEVSKIDTPTKVSLPVPSVTPTSVNNANKLSYIAVPLILIPIILGFSYKYLTPVWRKKAKRKAMKKIINLSDQKKA
- a CDS encoding fam-a protein; the protein is MNKLYIQIVFFVLNISLYVNNVTLATEITPEEDTTPKSKNRYSTSEEIYEKNKHLLCTNPEETPNVAEVMNEAVKYLEHYATKDGYELCQDQYSSSRVFFKTKHNNTKVKKYYSEVYDPDKYNEIINMLWDPDSKHFLDKPSSKRKIERVYSPNLVLIQQRYKDSIFGRWKYFYALATKAQTSEDTTIIVMASGNINDHNPSSKEYKNPIVESANLFKIDIDSEDDIRKGKLKKVFVNLAGYYIQRSKYRVDITNIESIN